One Nitrospinota bacterium genomic window, GCGCGTCGCCGATCTCATCCGCCGCCCGGTTTTCACCGACCCGTCGCGCGCTTTCGAGCCGAACCGGCGGCGCGTGGACGAATGCCTGCTCCGGATCGCCAACGCGGCAAGAAGGCGGCGGCTGGAAAAAGTCCAACGCCTCGCGGCGCTGATGAAGCATTTGCGGCTGTTGCGTCCCTCCGAGCAGATCAGGCGCAAGATGGAGCATGTGGCGCATTTGGAAGAAAAGATGGCGCGGACGCTCAGGATGCATTTGGGGCAAATGAAACAAAAATTCACGGCCGCCGGGGGCAAGCTCGATATGCTCTCGCCGATGAAGGTGCTCGACCGCGGATACGCCATCGCCCGCCTGCCGGATGGCACGGTGATCAAGGACGCCGCGCTGGTCTCGCCCGGCGACCCGCTGGAAATCCTTTTGCGCAAAGGGCGCATAGAAGCCCGGGTGGAAAAAGCGGGCACTTAAGGAGCGTTACGCCCGCCCGCCCGCGCCGCGCCCGCGCGAGTAAATGATCTGCTGCACGGTCTTGCCCGCCTTTGTGGCGGTTTGCCAGCCGATCAGCCTGAACCCGGTTTTTTGCAAAACGCGTATGGAAGCGTTGTTGAATTCGAAAACATTGGCGGTGACGCTCGGCACCGGGTGCCGGGCAAAAATGTGATCCAGCATGAGGTCTACCGCGGCGGTGGCGATCCCCTGTTCCCAAAAATCCTCTCCCAGCCAGTAACCAATCTCCGCGTTGAACCCTCCCGGCATGACGCGATAACCAATCGCCCCCGCCGCCTCTCCTTTCACCTCTATGGCGAAGTGGGTGCGGGGCGAGGCGTTCATAGCCGATGCGATCCAATTGGCGGCTTGTTCTTCGGTATACGGGTGCGGAAAGTCGTCGCTCAGCGTTTGCCACACGTTGCGGTTGGCGGCATGGCGGGCGAGGGCGGGAGCGTCTTCCGGCACGAAAGGCCGGATGAGGAATTTTTCGTGGCGGAGCCCGGTCATCGGCATTTCCCTTTTTATCCCGTGGCGGTGAACGCGAATGAGCGCATGGAAAGCGCGGCGTGGTGGAATCCCTCAAAAACCGTTTCGAGCCGGTCGTCATCGCGCGCGCAGCCGAGCGTGAAGAAGAGCGGCAAAAAATGTTCCGCCGTGGGGTGCATTGCCGCGGCGTGGGGGGCCAGCGACAGATATTCGAACAGTTCCGCCGCGTCGCGGTCTTGCACTTTCGCCGCCGCCCACGCGTCGAATTCCGCCGCCTCTTTCAGCGGCGCGGCCTCCTTCGTTCCCCCGGCCAGCATGGAGAGGTTGTGCGTCATGCCCCCGCTGCCGATGAGCAACGCGCCCCCCGCGCGCAACCGGCCCAACGCTTCGCCCATCGTGAAAAGAACCTCCGGGGCGGAAGGCCACGGGATGGACACCTGCACAACCGGCACGTTGTGTTCCGGGTACATGATCGCCAGCGGCGTCCATGCGCCATGATCGAGTCCCCGCGCGTGGTTGAGCGCAACGTTCATTTCTTTTGCCGCCAGAAGTCCGGCGACCGTGCGCGCCAACGGCACGCTGCCGGGGGCGGGATATTTCATCCGGTACAGATCTTCCGGAAAGCCGGAAAAATCGTGAATGGTGGCGTTGATGCCGGCGATGGCGGTCACCTCCACCGCGCCTTCGGTGAGCCAGTGCGCGGAGACGGTGATTATGGCCGATGGACGGTGTTTTTTTCCGAAGGCGGCAAGCGCCGCATAAAAACCGTCCCGTTCCAGGGCC contains:
- a CDS encoding dioxygenase, which gives rise to MEYFHAVEPGAGPAVSTAPVLFVSHGAPTVALERDGFYAALAAFGKKHRPSAIITVSAHWLTEGAVEVTAIAGINATIHDFSGFPEDLYRMKYPAPGSVPLARTVAGLLAAKEMNVALNHARGLDHGAWTPLAIMYPEHNVPVVQVSIPWPSAPEVLFTMGEALGRLRAGGALLIGSGGMTHNLSMLAGGTKEAAPLKEAAEFDAWAAAKVQDRDAAELFEYLSLAPHAAAMHPTAEHFLPLFFTLGCARDDDRLETVFEGFHHAALSMRSFAFTATG
- a CDS encoding GNAT family N-acetyltransferase, yielding MPMTGLRHEKFLIRPFVPEDAPALARHAANRNVWQTLSDDFPHPYTEEQAANWIASAMNASPRTHFAIEVKGEAAGAIGYRVMPGGFNAEIGYWLGEDFWEQGIATAAVDLMLDHIFARHPVPSVTANVFEFNNASIRVLQKTGFRLIGWQTATKAGKTVQQIIYSRGRGAGGRA